The following are encoded in a window of Glandiceps talaboti chromosome 5, keGlaTala1.1, whole genome shotgun sequence genomic DNA:
- the LOC144434948 gene encoding histone H2A, with protein sequence MSGRGKGGKAKGKAKSRSSRAGLQFPVGRVHRFLRKGNYAQRVGAGAPVYLAAVLEYLAAEILELAGNAARDNKKTRIIPRHLQLAVRNDEELNKLLGGVTIAQGGVLPNIQAVLLPKKSQSAKAK encoded by the coding sequence ATGTCTGGCCGTGGTAAAGGTGGCAAGGCTAAAGGCAAGGCAAAGAGTCGTTCTAGCAGAGCTGGCCTGCAGTTTCCAGTCGGTCGAGTACACCGTTTCCTCCGAAAAGGCAACTATGCTCAACGTGTTGGTGCTGGTGCCCCAGTCTACTTGGCTGCCGTCCTCGAATATTTAGCTGCTGAAATCCTCGAGTTGGCAGGAAACGCCGCTCGTGACAACAAGAAGACAAGAATTATACCTCGTCATTTACAGTTGGCTGTCCGTAATGACGAAGAATTGAACAAACTCCTGGGAGGTGTCACCATTGCACAAGGTGGCGTATTACCGAACATCCAGGCAGTACTTTTACCCAAAAAGAGTCAATCTGCCAAGGCTAAGTAG
- the LOC144435931 gene encoding late histone H2B.L4-like, whose product MPPKARSKGKGEKKAGKATSATLGGTHGKKRKKRRAESYSIYIYKVMKQVHPDVGISGKAMNIMNSFVNDIFERIASEAARLAQINKRSTITSREIQTAVRLLLPGELAKHAVSEGTKAVTKYTSST is encoded by the exons ATGCCACCTAAAGCACGGTCCAAAGGCAAAGGTGAAAAGAAAGCCGGCAAAGCCACGTCTGCAACTCTCGGTGGTACCCATGGAAAGAAAAGGAAGAAAAGACGTGCTGAAAGTTACTCAATCTACATCTATAAAGTCATGAAGCAG GTCCATCCCGATGTTGGAATCTCAGGTAAAGCAATGAACATCATGAACAGCTTTGTCAATGACATATTTGAGCGTATTGCCTCGGAAGCTGCAAGGCTTGCACAGATAAACAAAAGGTCTACCATCACGAGTCGAGAAATCCAGACTGCAGTACGTCTGTTGCTGCCCGGTGAACTTGCAAAGCATGCCGTTAGCGAAGGCACGAAAGCAGTTACCAAATACACTAGTAGTACATGA